The following proteins are co-located in the Patescibacteria group bacterium genome:
- the thyA gene encoding thymidylate synthase, whose translation MKPYAERTPDHQYHDLLERIMREGVEVSPIQGEKSKMVLGHQMRFLFENGFPMITERDLSGKFMIGALAEHIAFLHGARTQAELTEWGCAWWKKWVTKERCDIFGLPEGDLGPGSYGPAWTAFPTAEGAPFNQIKEVVQQIKDKPNLRTHIISPWIPQYCIQNSSLPPRKVVVAPCHGYLHILVYPETKEISVHHFQRSGDIPVGVVFNFIQYAAFLMMIGQVTGYTPKELVYTISDAHIYESQYEKVKELLAREPKPFPTMTIDPSITDIFAFRPEHFVVTEYQAHPAMLIPTPV comes from the coding sequence ATGAAACCTTACGCCGAACGCACGCCGGATCATCAGTATCATGATTTGCTTGAACGCATTATGCGCGAGGGCGTCGAAGTTTCACCGATTCAAGGCGAGAAGTCCAAAATGGTGCTTGGCCACCAGATGCGTTTTCTCTTTGAAAATGGTTTCCCCATGATTACCGAGCGCGATCTATCGGGGAAGTTCATGATCGGCGCCTTGGCCGAACACATCGCCTTTCTGCACGGCGCCAGAACGCAGGCGGAGCTGACCGAATGGGGCTGCGCCTGGTGGAAGAAGTGGGTCACAAAAGAACGCTGCGATATTTTCGGGCTCCCCGAAGGCGACCTTGGTCCCGGTTCTTACGGACCAGCATGGACTGCGTTTCCGACCGCCGAAGGAGCACCGTTCAATCAAATTAAAGAAGTCGTCCAGCAGATTAAAGACAAGCCAAACCTACGCACGCACATCATTTCTCCCTGGATTCCGCAGTACTGCATTCAGAACTCGAGTTTGCCTCCGCGCAAGGTTGTCGTCGCCCCATGCCACGGCTACCTGCACATTCTTGTGTATCCGGAAACGAAGGAAATTTCCGTGCACCATTTTCAACGCTCGGGCGATATCCCTGTCGGCGTCGTTTTTAACTTCATCCAGTACGCCGCTTTCCTCATGATGATCGGCCAGGTAACGGGCTATACCCCCAAGGAACTCGTCTACACCATCAGCGACGCACACATCTACGAAAGTCAGTACGAGAAGGTGAAGGAACTCCTCGCTCGCGAACCAAAGCCGTTCCCAACCATGACCATCGATCCGTCTATCACCGACATCTTTGCCTTCCGTCCCGAACACTTCGTCGTCACTGAATATCAAGCGCATCCTGCGATGTTGATCCCCACGCCTGTCTGA
- a CDS encoding dihydrofolate reductase family protein — protein sequence MKTILLAAVTANGFIARSTNELANWTSKEDKKLFVEETKKAGVMIMGRTTFATIGKPLPGRLIIVLTEKPEEVAVVPGSVETASGDLKMILENLEKRGYSSVIVAGGSNVYSQFLNAGLVDELLLTVEAVMFTDGIRLTQNLTREITLELLSVEKLGEKSVLFRYSTHLSTSPR from the coding sequence ATGAAAACCATTCTCCTGGCTGCTGTTACCGCTAATGGCTTCATTGCCCGTTCAACCAATGAACTCGCCAATTGGACCAGCAAAGAAGACAAGAAACTGTTCGTCGAAGAAACCAAAAAAGCAGGCGTCATGATCATGGGTCGGACAACTTTTGCGACCATTGGAAAACCCTTGCCAGGCCGGCTGATCATAGTGCTAACCGAAAAACCCGAAGAAGTTGCCGTGGTTCCTGGAAGCGTGGAAACCGCGTCCGGTGATTTGAAAATGATCCTCGAAAACCTTGAAAAGCGTGGCTATTCGTCGGTGATCGTTGCTGGGGGCTCAAATGTCTACTCACAATTCTTAAATGCAGGCTTAGTTGACGAACTTTTACTCACAGTTGAGGCGGTCATGTTCACAGACGGCATCAGACTGACCCAAAATCTCACCCGCGAAATTACCCTTGAACTCTTGAGTGTCGAAAAACTTGGAGAGAAGAGCGTTCTTTTCCGCTACTCGACACATCTGTCCACATCTCCTCGTTGA
- a CDS encoding dUTP diphosphatase: MQVIIRRLTPEVPMPEYKTSGACAFDIAVIEEGVLQPNERRPFRTGLVVKVPDGHILLLAPRSSNAKKGVRLANGIGYIDRDYCGPTDELFAYLHNVGNEPYTVQKGERIMQGVIVPCPVVTFIEGETGNADRGGFGTTG, encoded by the coding sequence ATGCAAGTCATCATTCGCAGGCTTACTCCGGAAGTTCCAATGCCTGAATACAAAACTTCAGGCGCCTGTGCGTTCGACATTGCGGTGATTGAAGAAGGAGTCTTGCAGCCGAATGAACGCCGACCATTCCGGACCGGACTAGTCGTCAAAGTACCAGACGGACATATTCTTTTACTCGCCCCTCGCTCAAGTAATGCCAAAAAAGGCGTCAGACTAGCAAATGGCATAGGCTACATTGACCGCGATTACTGCGGACCAACAGACGAGCTCTTCGCCTACCTCCATAATGTCGGGAACGAACCATACACGGTTCAAAAAGGCGAAAGAATCATGCAGGGCGTTATTGTTCCCTGCCCAGTCGTCACCTTCATCGAAGGCGAAACGGGAAACGCTGACCGAGGCGGATTTGGGACAACGGGATGA
- the gatB gene encoding Asp-tRNA(Asn)/Glu-tRNA(Gln) amidotransferase subunit GatB encodes MKLEPVIGLETHVQLNTKTKLFCSCSAHVNDAEPNANVCPVCTGHPGTLPVPNRQAISWAVMLGLALEGRITPKSKFDRKNYFYPDLPKAYQISQFDLPIMSEGKLDVEIPGENRVARIRIERMHLEEDAAKNIHGENGKTYVDFNRGGTPLCEIVTRPDFRTAAEAKAYVQEIRLIVRTLGISEGDLEKGHLRCDVNISMREVDDNGKPVSPDLSPKTEIKNINSFRAIERAIAYEIKRQTALWEEGNAPKITITRGWNDAKQMTEGQREKEDSADYRYFPEPDIPPLELESIAKDAKHFMPELPAAKRLRLKREYGLKDDDIKQIVDDPALANFTENAMSELGAWLEARPDTTPEQVEEERRKLTKLFSGWLLSKLMGLLQERGSDVRIMKLTPENFAEFITLLADGRITGPKGLEVLGKMLDDGSDPSHVIDELGATRMDDLSALQKIVETVVEENPKEVTRYKAGETKLLQFLVGQVMKISKGNADPEKTASVIKNVLG; translated from the coding sequence ATGAAACTCGAACCAGTCATCGGATTAGAAACGCACGTCCAGCTGAACACCAAGACTAAGCTCTTTTGTTCTTGTTCGGCACACGTGAATGACGCTGAGCCAAATGCAAACGTCTGCCCGGTCTGCACCGGACATCCAGGTACGCTCCCGGTGCCTAACCGTCAGGCCATTTCTTGGGCTGTCATGCTCGGTCTAGCACTTGAAGGACGCATTACGCCAAAGAGCAAGTTTGACCGCAAGAACTATTTCTACCCAGACCTGCCAAAGGCCTATCAAATTTCGCAGTTTGACCTCCCGATCATGAGCGAAGGAAAGCTCGATGTAGAAATCCCCGGCGAAAACAGAGTCGCTCGTATTCGCATTGAACGCATGCACTTGGAGGAAGATGCCGCTAAAAATATTCACGGTGAAAACGGCAAGACGTATGTGGATTTCAACCGCGGGGGCACGCCTCTGTGCGAAATTGTTACTCGACCAGATTTCAGAACAGCTGCCGAAGCAAAAGCGTATGTCCAGGAAATTCGCTTGATTGTCCGCACTCTTGGCATTAGCGAGGGCGATCTCGAAAAAGGTCACCTGCGTTGCGACGTGAACATTTCGATGCGCGAAGTCGACGACAATGGCAAACCAGTTTCGCCGGACCTGTCGCCCAAGACTGAAATCAAGAACATCAACTCTTTTAGAGCTATCGAACGTGCCATTGCCTACGAGATCAAGCGCCAGACAGCCCTTTGGGAAGAAGGCAACGCGCCTAAAATTACAATTACTAGAGGCTGGAACGATGCCAAGCAGATGACAGAAGGTCAGCGCGAAAAAGAAGACTCAGCTGATTACAGATATTTCCCGGAACCGGACATCCCACCACTGGAGCTTGAGAGCATCGCAAAGGACGCCAAGCATTTCATGCCAGAACTCCCCGCCGCTAAACGTCTCCGCCTAAAGCGCGAATACGGCCTTAAGGATGATGACATCAAGCAGATTGTGGATGATCCCGCGCTCGCCAATTTCACCGAGAACGCCATGAGCGAACTTGGCGCGTGGCTCGAAGCGAGACCAGATACAACCCCGGAACAAGTCGAGGAAGAACGCCGCAAGCTGACTAAGCTGTTCTCCGGCTGGTTGCTGTCAAAGCTCATGGGTCTGCTCCAGGAACGCGGAAGTGACGTGCGGATCATGAAACTTACTCCAGAAAACTTCGCGGAATTCATCACGCTCCTAGCCGACGGAAGAATTACCGGCCCGAAGGGACTTGAAGTGCTCGGTAAGATGCTCGACGACGGTTCAGACCCATCTCATGTAATAGACGAACTCGGTGCAACGCGAATGGACGATCTCTCGGCGCTACAGAAAATTGTCGAAACAGTTGTAGAAGAAAACCCCAAAGAAGTTACGCGCTACAAAGCCGGAGAAACAAAACTCCTGCAGTTCCTAGTCGGACAGGTCATGAAAATCTCAAAAGGAAACGCTGATCCTGAGAAGACAGCGAGCGTCATTAAGAACGTACTCGGATAG
- the miaA gene encoding tRNA (adenosine(37)-N6)-dimethylallyltransferase MiaA: MQKLIVILGPTASGKTDAGLAVARAVDGEVICADSRTIYKGMDIGTAKPEGVRDWTPPPYQGGGREEVNPGGWSGLGQERPLMVDGIPHWGLDIADPDEVYTVSEFQAYADKKIADIVKRGKMPILVGGTGLYIRAVVDRPTFAEVPPNPNFRVEVATKSDTELFDEIAELDPDAATTIDEKNRRRLERALEILRGTGKPLAESRSWGEKIYEPVMIGMSVPRETLYDRLDTRVDIMVAKGLVDEVRALRAKYGSEAPGMTGIGYRQICEFLDAKSTLSNAITRIKIDTRHYAKRQETWFKHDSRITWVASAKEAVAEAIRVRS, from the coding sequence ATGCAAAAACTTATCGTCATTCTTGGCCCCACAGCTTCCGGTAAAACCGACGCTGGTCTTGCGGTTGCCCGGGCGGTGGATGGGGAAGTGATTTGCGCCGATTCTCGAACTATTTATAAGGGGATGGACATCGGAACGGCCAAACCTGAGGGTGTCCGGGATTGGACCCCTCCTCCTTACCAAGGAGGCGGAAGGGAGGAGGTTAACCCGGGTGGATGGTCGGGCTTGGGCCAGGAACGACCTCTGATGGTGGACGGCATCCCTCACTGGGGTCTCGACATCGCTGACCCCGACGAGGTTTACACGGTCTCCGAGTTTCAGGCGTATGCGGATAAGAAAATTGCGGATATTGTTAAGCGCGGGAAAATGCCAATTCTTGTTGGCGGTACGGGTTTGTATATTCGCGCTGTGGTCGACAGACCAACTTTTGCCGAGGTTCCACCGAATCCAAACTTCCGCGTGGAGGTTGCTACAAAGAGTGACACTGAACTGTTTGATGAGATCGCCGAATTGGATCCTGACGCAGCGACCACAATCGACGAAAAGAATCGGAGAAGGCTCGAACGCGCCCTCGAGATCCTTCGAGGCACAGGAAAACCGCTGGCCGAATCTCGTTCTTGGGGCGAAAAGATTTATGAACCCGTCATGATCGGTATGAGCGTGCCTCGCGAGACACTCTACGACAGGCTCGACACCCGCGTAGACATTATGGTCGCAAAAGGGCTGGTGGACGAAGTCCGCGCCCTCCGCGCTAAGTACGGCAGTGAGGCCCCGGGCATGACGGGAATCGGCTACCGCCAAATCTGCGAATTCTTGGACGCAAAAAGTACTCTTTCTAATGCAATAACGCGTATCAAGATTGATACGCGTCATTACGCCAAACGGCAGGAAACGTGGTTCAAGCATGACTCGCGAATCACTTGGGTCGCGAGTGCAAAGGAGGCTGTAGCTGAAGCTATCCGAGTACGTTCTTAA